AACCCTGATCCCAAACGATTCGTCCAGCAAAACGGCCTTATACCTACCTGAGGTTAGCCTCGGGAGTATTTGGCCCATGTACCTCTCCACGCTCGGCCTCACCCTGTTCCTGAGGGTCTCCGCGGTCGCCTCGATGCCCTCGATCGCCGCCTTGATTATCCTCAGCCTCCTCTCGAGCCCCCTCAGCTTCTCCTCCTGATCCCTAACGGCCGCCTCAACGCCCTCATGTTCCGCTATGTAGCGCTCGTCCTCCCGCATGCGCTCCTCATGGGCCTCGATCGATGCCCCAACCCTCTCGAGCCTCGCCTTAGCATCGTCCCTCTCCTTCGAAACAGCCTCCAACAGCTCCTTGGAGAATCGAACGCCCTCGGGCAGGCTTGGGAGCTCCATCGCGGAGAGGCGCTCTTCAAGCGCCTCTATCTCGGATTGGAGGGCCAGCGCATCGACCCTCCTCATGGCATCCTCAAGGCTATCCCTGAGGCCCCTCAGCATCGATTCCAGCCCCTCCTTCGCGATCTCCTCCTCCGACAGCCTCTCGAGGACCTTCTCGGCCGCCAGCTCCGGGCTCGGTTCGCCCGATATCAATGGACCATAGCGCTTGAGCTTCGAGAGGATTCCCTGAAGCTCCAGCCTCGCCCCATCAGCCCTCTCGAGGGCCCGCGCGATTTCCTCCCTCAGCCTCGAGAGCTCAGCCCTTTTGTTCATCAATAGCGCCTCCTTGCCCAAGAGGGCCTCGACCAAATCGGCCCTTTTGGCTAGCCTCGAGAGCGAGAGCCCCCTCAAGGCGAAGGCGAGCCCGAGGGCTAAGGCAATTGACCAAAGGATCGGGTGGGCGCCTAAGGCGAAGGAGACCGCGAATATGATTATGAGCGCGATCGCGGCCGAGAAATATTGGCCAAGCCTTCTCCTAGCCTCCCTTGCCCTCCTCAATTCTGCCGGGTCAAAGCCCTCCAACTCCCGCTCGAGCTGCTCGATCTCCCCCTCCAGCCCCCGCGCCCTTTCCTCGGCCTCCGCCCTCCTCCTCTCAAGCTCCCCGATGGCCTCCAGCGATTGCCGGATCCTCGGGGCCTCCCCCAAGGGCAGATCCTCATAACCCGCCAGCTCGGCCTCCGCGGAGCGGATCCTCTCCTCGAGCGCGCCGATCTCCCGCTCATGGCTCCTCA
This region of Candidatus Bathyarchaeia archaeon genomic DNA includes:
- a CDS encoding SMC family ATPase is translated as MKLLSLYASNFKKLKFDKPLEFPEGVTVISGLNEAGKSTVLDAILYALYGRVIRPPGHVRDEDLICYGADRAVVSLDFEIAGRRYRVRREIRRGKANSANLDEVLPDGRLRPLAAKVREVTRTIEGLLGGISFSELVSSNVVAQKDLDRLIREGAERHKVINAFLNLESFNSVLEGLNEERKDLEGTPSRPGLISAERTKLEALKAELEELNRRRVELEELRRRIGELSKEREALESRLRELEPLRAALAKYGEALAEMERLEAELEGKRELLRSHEREIGALEERIRSAEAELAGYEDLPLGEAPRIRQSLEAIGELERRRAEAEERARGLEGEIEQLERELEGFDPAELRRAREARRRLGQYFSAAIALIIIFAVSFALGAHPILWSIALALGLAFALRGLSLSRLAKRADLVEALLGKEALLMNKRAELSRLREEIARALERADGARLELQGILSKLKRYGPLISGEPSPELAAEKVLERLSEEEIAKEGLESMLRGLRDSLEDAMRRVDALALQSEIEALEERLSAMELPSLPEGVRFSKELLEAVSKERDDAKARLERVGASIEAHEERMREDERYIAEHEGVEAAVRDQEEKLRGLERRLRIIKAAIEGIEATAETLRNRVRPSVERYMGQILPRLTSGRYKAVLLDESFGIRVWDPDAGEFRPKDVFSGGTEDQFLLAMRLAFALSLMPEAKGVKPDFLFLDEPLGSSDEVRRSGIIEYLTSELPRLFGQIFVISHVGGLEELLPNVIRLEDGRVVGR